The following is a genomic window from Candidatus Bathyarchaeota archaeon.
TACATCGTCCCTAATAGTGCGGACATTAATCTTTTCTATCATTCTACTTTTACCCACAATTCTAGTAATACCACGATTGATTAGTAGAATGGGAGCATGGAGAATATATTTAGGTGGTTCAGGAGGAATAGTTGAAGTTTTAGTTACTGCAATGTGCTTTTTCTATGCAGCTTTGGCTTATGAGTTTGGATTGCCTCCAATAACAGGTGCGATTATATGTGGCATTGCCATTGGAGGATCTCGCATTTTAGTTAGAGTAAAAGATTATGTAGAGAAGATCAGTTTCCTATTTGCCCCTATTTTCTTTGTAATAATTGGAGCAAGTATTGAAGTTGGTTCACTTAATCCAATTAATATAATTATTGGCACAATTCTTCTTCTAATAATTTTAATGCTAGGAACAATTTCTGGATCTTTAATTCCAGATTTCATTGTATTTAAAAACTGGAGAGACTCTTCAAGAATTGCGGTATCACGTTTCTCTATAGGAAGCATTGGATTAGTGATGGCTGGTGTTGGAATGAATACTGGTGCGATAACAGGCGATATCTATCTGCAGCTTATGATATCAGTAATGGCTACATATTTGATAGTACCGAAATTATTAGATTTACTCAAAAATGAAAACAGTTAAACCGATAATTACTGGTGTTCAATTGACTTGAAAATACCGATCGAGGTTATCAATTTCATTGAAGAAAGAAAGATTGGCAGATTTGGAACTATAGGTTATTTGGCCATAGTCTTTGATGATAATGGGACAAAGAAGCCCTTAGTGTCTCCTCGGCACTTTAGATTATGCGGAGAAGGCTGTCTAATTTTTGATGATCGCTTTTCTGAATATCTAAAACAGAATTTAGAAAGTCATAAAGAAGTTACAGTCATTTTCGTGGAAACCTTAAGAGACACATTTGGATACCAACTTCTAGGCGAAGCTGAATATATTGAATCTGGTGATTTATTTGATGATGCTCACAATGTTATGAAGGAGGTGAGAATCCCTCATAAATTAAAAGGAGTTGTAAAAATAAAAGTAAAAAAAATTGTGGATCTAACTTTAGGAGAACAGAAAACAATCTGAAAACATTTTTTTATCAGAAAATTATATGGTGGACCTGCCGGGAAGTTAACCTTCGATATCGCATGGGTTCAATAGAATTTTAGGCTAAATTTGATGCAAAAATAGATTATTTCTTATAGAGATATCCAAGCACAAGACCTATGCTGATCATTTCGAAAAATCCAGCAAGCATAATTTCATTTGCTTGGAGGGTTGTACGCCAACCAGCATAGGCTATGAGGAAAGACGAACCATAAACTCGAGTAAGTGCCCATAGTAAAAGACCAAAATAGAAAGCTTTTGTTAGCCCTCTGTCTGGTATTAAGTCATAGAACTTTGAATATATTAAACCGAATATGATGCCCCATAGTACACTAAGTGAGATATAGATTGTAGCATAATTTATTGAAGGAAGTAGAAATGGTTCCCAAAGTCCTATAGTAGATCCTAAAAGATCGCCAATTACCCTAACCACACCACTAATTGCTCCTGCGATAGTCCCTACCATAATAAGATTTTTCATATTATTCTCACTTTTCATAAAGTGCTCCTAGCACTAAACCATAAATAATTCGTACTGGAAATGCTATATAGAAATTTGATATTACCCAAAAGAAGCTTCCAAAAGCTGCAAGATAAGATGATTGGATGAGATTAATTAAAAAAAAGAGGAATAAGCCAAAGTAGACACCTTTCCAAATACCTTTACCTGGAATTAATGTATAGAATCTTGAATATATTAAGCCAAAAAATGCTCCCCATATTGTATTAAGTCCTATATGAGTTACAGCTTGGTTTGTCAAAAAAACAACATCATTCAAAGCACCTTCAAATGGTACCCAGATACCTATGAAATCACCAATAATTATGAAAATAAATGCTACTACTCCACCACCAAATCCCGCAATAATTCCAGCTGAAAAACCACTCTTCATATTTCAATCACTTTGTAGGTTTTTTATAAAGCAAACCAAGTACAAGACCG
Proteins encoded in this region:
- a CDS encoding cation:proton antiporter; amino-acid sequence: MDPLMRAIIDICILLFFAKLMGILFQKIGLPENIGFLFTGFLLGPSLFGSINFADFDLIELNDYVIIFARLGSILLLFLVGLNISFVEYRANKINLVALGLLGAVAPLIFGIILYRLIERDLIAILIVSAVLATSSLQLISSSLRTTLSPARLKIATNIIVVDNIIGVLILSVIIAIIEKGPPYSFLSTSSLIVRTLIFSIILLLPTILVIPRLISRMGAWRIYLGGSGGIVEVLVTAMCFFYAALAYEFGLPPITGAIICGIAIGGSRILVRVKDYVEKISFLFAPIFFVIIGASIEVGSLNPINIIIGTILLLIILMLGTISGSLIPDFIVFKNWRDSSRIAVSRFSIGSIGLVMAGVGMNTGAITGDIYLQLMISVMATYLIVPKLLDLLKNENS